One window of the Trifolium pratense cultivar HEN17-A07 linkage group LG2, ARS_RC_1.1, whole genome shotgun sequence genome contains the following:
- the LOC123904347 gene encoding uncharacterized protein LOC123904347, with product MNLSASCVRCDLQDETFLHCIRDCVWLSWRHRNLMSLNNETWSLSRLSFNIRSMVETFKNCFTISSNGGSVDRFIKWNNNNFSCTILNVDGSCLGSPARSGFGGIIRNTFGHYLAGFSGYIQGSSDILYSELNAVYKGLLLAINMGIDELVCYSDSLHCINLIKGPQVKFHMHAVLIQDIKDLISQSNVSLCHTLKEGNQCADFFAKLGTSSDADFTSHD from the coding sequence ATGAACCTCTCTGCTTCTTGTGTTCGATGTGACCTCCAAGATGAAACATTCCTTCATTGCATCCGAGACTGTGTCTGGTTGTCTTGGAGACACCGCAATTTGATGAGCCTCAATAACGAAACTTGGTCCTTAAGCCGACTCTCCTTTAACATCAGGTCTATGGTTGAAACTTTCAAGAATTGCTTCACTATTAGTTCTAATGGTGGTTCAGTTGATAGATTTATCAAGTGGAATAACAACAATTTCTCTTGTACCATTCTTAATGTTGACGGAAGCTGTCTCGGTTCCCCTGCTCGATCAGGTTTTGGTGGAATCATTAGAAACACTTTTGGTCATTATTTGGCAGGGTTTTCTGGTTACATTCAAGGGTCTTCTGATATCTTGTATTCTGAACTTAATGCTGTCTACAAGGGCCTCTTGTTGGCCATAAACATGGGCATTGACGAACTTGTCTGCTATTCAGATTCTTTACACTGTATTAACCTCATAAAAGGTCCCCAAGTTAAGTTTCATATGCATGCAGTTTTGATCCAGGACATAAAGGATTTGATTTCCCAAAGTAATGTTTCCCTTTGTCACACTCTTAAAGAAGGTAATCAATGCGCAGACTTCTTCGCAAAATTAGGAACCTCCTCGGATGCTGATTTCACTAGCCATGACTAG